The following coding sequences lie in one Ictalurus furcatus strain D&B chromosome 7, Billie_1.0, whole genome shotgun sequence genomic window:
- the taf6l gene encoding TAF6-like RNA polymerase II p300/CBP-associated factor-associated factor 65 kDa subunit 6L: MTETREERRFAEVSRDSIKLMAESAGVELADELASMLAEDVCYRLREAAQNSSQFMRHAKRRKLTVEDFNRGLRWSNTEVVCGYGAQDAVPFRALKEGELFFVEDREVNLVELALATNIPKGCAETTVRVHVSYLDGKGNLEPQGTVPSAVQSLSDDLLKYYQQITRAILGEDPHLMKVALMDLQSNSKIAALLPYFVYVISGVKSVSHDLDQLNRLLHMVKSLVQNPYLYLGSYVRSLVSSVMYCILEPLAASINPLNDHWTLRDYAALLLSHIFWTHGDLVSGLYRQILLSLQKVLSDPVRPLCSHYGAVVGLHALGWKAVERVLYPHLPAYWANLQAVLDDYSVSNAQVKADGHKVYGAILVAVERLLKMKALSLTAEGGPAALRSSAGGGMCFRESSPGLSPPPEALSEAPLGIASHLQAAGTGCQWEEWTPVSLPAMYCELYSFFGDSLAVRFSTGPALGSAPAAAPVQPSDARKESGSGAGSMESTRKMPQLTANMNLSPRPDGSPRTETVPPTLGATGRSLARSSSSSAVPRSRSSSRPGRSASQSRDIFPKARFLPSQVGPPAFSFLIGGRQMGRRCQGRRFQTSFTPTPSVSSLPPRAYAHKLPVIGRVSKPVRRWTCSHYSLYLPL, encoded by the exons AACAGCTCCCAGTTTATGAGACACGCCAAGAGACGAAAACTGACTGTCGAGGACTTCAACAGAGGACTGCGCTGGAGCAATACTGAG GTTGTTTGTGGTTATGGTGCCCAAGATGCCGTACCATTCCGGGCGCTGAAAGAGGGCGAGCTTTTCTTTGTTGAGGATCGGGAGGTGAACCTGGTCGAGTTGGCTCTTGCCACCAACATTCCCAAGGGCTGCGCTGAGACGACAGTGCGAG TGCATGTGTCTTATCTCGATGGAAAAGGAAATCTGGAACCTCAGGGCACAG TTCCCAGTGCTGTGCAGTCTCTGTCGGATGACCTACTCAAGTATTACCAGCAGATCACTAGAGCCATATTAGGAGAGGATCCACATCTTATGAAG GTTGCTTTAATGGATCTTCAGTCCAACTCCAAGATTGCCGCTCTCCTGCCTTATTTTGTTTATGTCATCAGTGGG GTGAAGTCTGTAAGTCATGATCTGGATCAGCTGAACCGGCTGTTGCACATGGTGAAGAGTCTGGTTCAGAACCCATACCTGTATCTTGGCTCGTATGTGCGCAGTCTGGTCTCCAGCGTCATGTATTGCATCCTGGAGCCGCTTGCCGCCTCTATTAATCCACTCAATGACCACTGGACCCTGAGGGACTACGCTGCTCTGCTTCTCAGTCACATTTTCTG GACTCATGGTGATCTGGTGAGTGGACTGTACCGTCAGATTCTGTTGTCACTGCAGAAGGTCCTGTCAGACCCAGTGCGTCCTCTCTGCTCTCATTATGGAGCTGTGGTCGGCTTGCACGCTCTTGGCTGGAAG GCTGTAGAGCGTGTGTTGTATCCCCACCTCCCTGCCTACTGGGCGAACCTGCAAGCCGTGCTGGACGATTACTCTGTCTCTAACGCGCAAGTAAAAGCAGATGGGCACAAAGTCTATGGAGCCATTCTT GTGGCGGTGGAGCGTCTGCTAAAAATGAAAGCCCTGAGTTTGACTGCAGAAGGGGGTCCTGCTGCTCTTCGGAGTTCTGCGGGAGGAGGGATGTGCTTTAGAGAGAGCTCTCCAGGACTCAGTCCCCCTCCTGAAGCCCTGTCTGAAGCCCCTCTGGGTATCGCAAGCCACTTGCAGGCAGCTGGAACAGGATGCCAGTGGGAAGAGTGGACCCCTGTCTCCCTGCCTGCCATGTACTGTGAGCTCTACTCCTTCTTTGGAGACAGCTTGGCTGTGCGTTTTAGCACAGGTCCTGCTTTAGGCAGTGCACCAGCTGCAGCTCCAGTGCAACCTTCTGATGCCAGGAAAGAGTCAGGGAGTGGCGCAGGCAGCATGGAGAGCACACGCAAGATGCCACAGCTCACTGCGAACATGAACCTCAGCCCCAGACCAGATGGAAGCCCACGTACTGAGACGGTACCACCTACTCTGGGTGCTACTGGGAG gtctCTGGCCCGCTCTTCCTCCTCATCCGCAGTCCCTCGTTCCAGGTCCTCCTCCCGTCCTGGGCGTTCTGCCAGCCAATCCAGAGACATCTTCCCAAAAGCTCGCTTCCTGCCTTCCCAGGTGGGGCCTCCGGCCTTCTCCTTTTTGATCGGTGGGAGACAGATGGGCCGGAGATGCCAGGGACGACGTTTCCAGACGAGCTTCACTCCAACTCCATCCGTCAGCTCCCTTCCTCCACGGGCCTATGCCCACAAACTTCCAGTTATCGGGAGAGTGAGCAAACCAGTGAGACGCTGGACGTGCTCTCATTATTCGCTGTATCTGCCTCTTTAA
- the kcnk7 gene encoding potassium channel, subfamily K, member 7: MGQNMESVLTFCRSYSFTFLLLCYFLYMIIGAVIFMVLEQPEQDALVAEVHERRRRFLEDNQCVKESSLDGLLKKVLFAGKRGVTVKADSDEYNFDFTSSLFFVITFLTTTGYGTTVPLSDEGRVFCMLYCVFGIPLTFLLLSSVTHALVPRVSRAPIRHLHIYWGLSRSKAALIYCGILAVCTAALFFLLPAASLCLLEEDWSFLESFYFCFISLSTIGLGDYLPGQMHSRAARQALEFATSCYLILGLVVLLVVMESFWKLQQVQALVRLFVGSTAASLKEDDLEELVLGEWPDSHDIPTAAVQFRPPISIISHRMSDSPASPSVEDACTSFTAKAATYKKTVCPQHQPDTDPDPADQNN; this comes from the exons ATGGGTCAAAACATGGAATCTGTGCTGACTTTTTGCCGAAGTTACTCTTTCACCTTTTTGCTTCTCTGTTACTTCCTCTACATGATTATCGGTGCAGTTATTTTCATGGTGCTTGAGCAACCTGAACAGGATGCGCTTGTTGCTGAAGTACATGAACGTCGGAGGAGGTTTTTAGAGGACAACCAGTGTGTGAAAGAAAGTAGTTTGGATGGTTTACTGAAGAAGGTGCTTTTTGCTGGAAAACGTGGGGTAACTGTAAAGGCAGACAGTGACGAGTATAACTTTGACTTCACTTCATCGCTGTTTTTTGTCATAACTTTTCTCACGACTACAG GTTATGGTACCACTGTTCCATTGTCAGATGAGGGCCGAGTGTTTTGTATGCTTTACTGTGTCTTCGGTATTCCTCTCACCTTCCTCCTGCTCTCGTCCGTCACCCATGCCCTGGTGCCCAGAGTGAGTCGTGCTCCCATACGCCACCTTCACATCTACTGGGGTCTGTCTCGCAGCAAGGCTGCCCTAATTTACTGCGGGATATTAGCAGTGTGCACAGCGGCACTGTTTTTCCTGCTGCCTGCTGCCAGTCTCTGTCTGTTGGAGGAAGACTGGAGCTTTCTAGAGTCTTTCTACTTTTGCTTCATTTCGCTCAGTACCATCGGGTTGGGAGATTATCTGCCTGGACAGATGCACAGCCGGGCTGCGCGGCAAGCACTGGAATTCGCCACCTCCT GTTACTTGATACTCGGTCTTGTTGTCTTGCTGGTCGTTATGGAGAGCTTCTGGAAGCTTCAGCAAGTGCAGGCCTTGGTGCGTCTCTTTGTTGGGTCTACAGCAGCGTCACTAAAAGAAGATGATCTTGAGGAGCTAGTGCTCGGTGAATGGCCAGACAGCCATGATATTCCAACAGCGGCTGTTCAGTTTAGACCCCCTATCTCCATCATCTCACACCGCATGTCTGACTCACCAGCATCCCCTTCTGTGGAGGATGCATGTACATCATTTACAGCAAAAGCGGCAACTTATAAGAAGACCGTGTGTCCGCAACATCAGCCAGACACTGATCCAGACCCAGCTGATCAAAACAACTGA